The Catenuloplanes niger genome includes a window with the following:
- the argG gene encoding argininosuccinate synthase — translation MSKVLTSLPAGERVGIAFSGGLDTSVAVAWMREKGAVPCTYTADIGQYDEPDIASVPGRAGQYGAEIARLVDCRAALVEEGLAALACGAFHIRSGGRAYFNTTPLGRAVTGTMLVRAMLDDGVQIWGDGSTFKGNDIERFYRYGLLANPSLRIYKPWLDAAFVEELGGRHEMSEWLQQRDLPYRHSTEKAYSTDANIWGATHEAKSLEHLDVGLELVEPIMGVKFWDQSVEILPEDVTIRFEQGRPVAINGKTFANDVDLVLEANAVGGRHGLGMSDQIENRIIEAKSRGIYEAPGMALLHIAYERLVNAIHNEDTLATYHSEGRKLGRLLYEGRWLDPQALMSRESIQRWVGAAITGEVTLRLRRGEDYSILDTSGPEFSYHPDKLSMERTENAAFGPIDRIGQLTMRNLDIADSRARLEQYARIGIVGGTQVIAAQPSTTTLIGAMPAGGAEAIAAGPAEPAEDQLLDAAAMEAGTD, via the coding sequence GTGTCCAAGGTGCTTACGTCATTGCCCGCCGGCGAACGTGTCGGCATCGCCTTCTCCGGTGGTCTCGACACCTCCGTAGCGGTCGCGTGGATGCGCGAGAAGGGTGCGGTGCCCTGCACGTACACGGCCGACATCGGTCAGTACGACGAACCCGACATCGCGTCCGTCCCCGGCCGGGCCGGTCAGTACGGTGCGGAGATCGCCCGGCTGGTCGACTGCCGCGCCGCGCTGGTCGAGGAGGGTCTGGCCGCGCTCGCCTGTGGCGCCTTCCACATTCGCAGCGGCGGCCGGGCGTACTTCAACACCACGCCGCTGGGCCGCGCCGTGACCGGCACCATGCTGGTCCGCGCGATGCTCGACGACGGCGTGCAGATCTGGGGCGACGGGTCGACGTTCAAGGGCAACGACATCGAGCGCTTCTACCGGTACGGTCTGCTGGCCAACCCGTCGCTGCGCATCTACAAGCCGTGGCTGGACGCCGCGTTCGTCGAGGAGCTCGGCGGCCGGCACGAGATGTCCGAGTGGCTGCAGCAGCGTGACCTGCCCTACCGGCACAGCACGGAGAAGGCCTACTCCACCGACGCGAACATCTGGGGTGCGACGCACGAGGCCAAGTCGCTGGAGCACCTGGACGTCGGCCTGGAACTGGTCGAGCCGATCATGGGCGTCAAGTTCTGGGACCAGTCCGTGGAGATCCTGCCGGAGGACGTGACGATCCGCTTCGAGCAGGGCCGGCCGGTCGCGATCAACGGCAAGACCTTCGCGAACGACGTCGACCTGGTGCTCGAGGCGAACGCGGTCGGCGGCCGGCACGGCCTCGGCATGAGCGACCAGATCGAGAACCGGATCATCGAGGCGAAGTCGCGCGGCATCTACGAGGCGCCCGGCATGGCGCTGCTGCACATCGCGTACGAGCGGCTGGTCAACGCGATCCACAACGAGGACACGCTGGCCACGTACCACAGCGAGGGCCGCAAGCTGGGCCGGCTGCTCTACGAGGGCCGCTGGCTGGACCCGCAGGCGCTGATGAGCCGCGAGTCGATCCAGCGCTGGGTCGGCGCCGCGATCACCGGTGAGGTCACGCTCCGGCTCCGCCGCGGCGAGGACTACTCGATCCTCGACACGTCCGGCCCGGAGTTCAGCTACCACCCGGACAAGCTGTCCATGGAGCGCACCGAGAACGCCGCGTTCGGCCCGATCGACCGGATCGGCCAGCTCACCATGCGCAACCTCGACATCGCGGACTCGCGCGCCCGGCTGGAGCAGTACGCGCGGATCGGCATCGTCGGCGGCACCCAGGTGATCGCGGCCCAGCCGTCCACCACCACGCTGATCGGCGCGATGCCGGCCGGCGGTGCCGAGGCGATCGCGGCCGGCCCGGCCGAGCCCGCCGAGGACCAGCTGCTCGACGCGGCCGCCATGGAGGCGGGCACGGACTGA